One Streptomyces sp. SAI-135 DNA segment encodes these proteins:
- a CDS encoding phosphotransferase family protein — protein sequence MTLPVPNPALPGVDRDALARFLNRTAGPWTPPAGEMRVRLLSGGRSNLTYRVDWGPLRWVLRRPPLGHVLKTAHDMLREARVLTALAATDVPVPPVIAVCEDDGVLGAPFYVMELVDGLVLRTQDDLAALDAPTARTLAHGFVDTLADLHNVDPAGVGLADFGRPEGYLERQVGRWKRQLADSTCRTVEGLAELADRLGASVPPTQRHTLVHGDYRLDNAIFDPADTVRPRAVLDWEMATLGDPLADLGLFHLYWIGWAGIDNPIAGTPGLHPAFPRWEELADRYAGRSGLKLDDLPWYMAFAHYKLAVILEGIHFRHQQGLTVGDGFESIGPMVPELVARGLAHLHG from the coding sequence ATGACCCTGCCCGTCCCGAACCCGGCCCTGCCCGGCGTCGACCGGGACGCGCTGGCCCGGTTCCTCAACCGGACCGCCGGTCCATGGACCCCGCCCGCCGGGGAGATGCGCGTCCGCCTGCTGTCCGGCGGGCGATCCAACCTGACCTACCGCGTCGACTGGGGCCCGCTGCGCTGGGTGCTGCGCCGGCCGCCGCTCGGTCACGTCCTGAAGACCGCCCACGACATGCTGCGCGAGGCGCGCGTGCTCACCGCGCTCGCCGCCACCGACGTACCGGTGCCGCCCGTGATCGCCGTCTGCGAGGACGACGGGGTGCTGGGCGCCCCCTTCTACGTCATGGAACTGGTCGACGGGCTCGTCCTGCGCACCCAGGACGACCTCGCCGCCCTCGACGCCCCGACCGCGCGCACCCTCGCCCACGGCTTCGTCGACACGCTCGCCGATCTCCACAACGTGGACCCGGCCGGAGTCGGGCTCGCGGACTTCGGACGGCCCGAGGGCTATCTGGAACGCCAGGTCGGCCGCTGGAAGCGGCAGTTGGCGGACTCGACGTGCCGGACCGTCGAAGGGCTCGCCGAACTCGCCGACCGGCTGGGCGCCTCGGTCCCCCCGACCCAGCGCCACACCCTGGTGCACGGCGACTACCGGCTGGACAACGCCATCTTCGACCCGGCCGACACGGTCCGCCCCCGGGCCGTACTGGACTGGGAGATGGCCACCCTCGGCGACCCGCTCGCCGACCTCGGACTGTTCCACCTCTACTGGATCGGCTGGGCCGGCATCGACAACCCCATCGCCGGGACACCGGGCCTGCACCCGGCCTTCCCGCGCTGGGAGGAGCTCGCCGACCGCTACGCCGGACGCAGCGGGCTGAAACTGGACGACCTGCCCTGGTACATGGCGTTCGCCCACTACAAGCTCGCCGTGATCCTCGAAGGCATTCACTTCCGCCACCAGCAGGGACTCACCGT
- a CDS encoding MaoC/PaaZ C-terminal domain-containing protein, with product MTATRNEPTTVTAPLTRTLPPVTRTDLALYAGASGDHNPVHIDIDAARRAGLDDVIAHGMLSMAWAGRVLEEVAGPGSVRTYRMRFTAPVRVGDRLSVTVRPAGEDVEVQVVDSEGAVKARGTARLGPAVPGTERSRDR from the coding sequence ATGACCGCCACGAGGAATGAGCCGACGACCGTCACGGCACCGCTGACCCGCACGCTGCCACCGGTCACCCGCACCGACCTCGCCCTGTACGCCGGGGCCTCCGGTGACCACAACCCCGTGCACATCGACATCGACGCGGCACGGCGGGCGGGTCTCGACGACGTCATCGCCCACGGCATGCTCTCCATGGCGTGGGCGGGGCGGGTACTGGAAGAAGTCGCGGGTCCGGGCTCGGTGCGGACCTACCGGATGCGCTTCACGGCACCGGTCCGGGTGGGCGACCGGCTCAGCGTCACCGTGCGCCCGGCCGGCGAGGACGTGGAGGTGCAGGTCGTCGACAGCGAGGGAGCCGTCAAGGCGCGCGGCACCGCACGGCTGGGTCCGGCCGTCCCCGGTACGGAGAGGAGCCGCGACCGATGA
- a CDS encoding MaoC family dehydratase N-terminal domain-containing protein, with translation MNTLTAPLIDPSVIGTEHPPHTVLVEAGRLRQFAHATGTPGEAAERPVPPTFLFCLEMERPDPWAWLAEIGVDLATVLHAEQSFVHHRPAWAGERLTFVSRITDVTAKNGGALQFVVRQTRVTDELGALVAELSSTLAVVGRTGTEGEAR, from the coding sequence ATGAACACACTCACCGCCCCGCTGATCGACCCCTCCGTCATCGGCACCGAGCACCCTCCCCACACCGTCCTCGTGGAAGCGGGCCGACTGCGGCAGTTCGCCCATGCCACAGGCACCCCAGGTGAGGCAGCCGAACGGCCTGTGCCGCCGACGTTCCTGTTCTGTCTGGAGATGGAACGCCCTGATCCCTGGGCCTGGTTGGCCGAGATCGGAGTGGACCTGGCCACCGTCCTGCACGCCGAGCAGTCGTTCGTCCACCACCGGCCCGCTTGGGCGGGAGAGCGGCTGACCTTCGTCTCGCGCATCACCGACGTGACCGCCAAGAACGGTGGCGCACTCCAGTTCGTCGTACGGCAGACAAGGGTGACGGATGAACTGGGCGCGCTTGTGGCCGAGTTGAGCAGCACGCTCGCCGTCGTCGGGCGTACCGGAACCGAGGGCGAGGCCCGATGA
- a CDS encoding acetyl-CoA C-acetyltransferase, translated as MPGSVLIGGARTPIGKLLGALTGLSAPELGAAAIAGALDRAGLAPDRVGAVVMGTVVQAGVGPNPARQAAVSAGLPMSVPATTVNKLCLSGLHAVAMADLMVSAGLHDVVVCGGMESMTRAPHLLSGARTGYRYGPAAVLDALDADALVCALDGVPMGAATDRYQAPLGISRQEQDAFAARSHHLAAAAAQSGRLAAEIVPVTVSTRRGDTTVTADEGIRADTTAESLARLRPAFDPDGTITAGSASQLSDGACALVVTSRDFAERHGLAPLAEIGAYGTVAGPDPSLLAQPANAVRDALARDGSLKPSDLDLLEINEAFAGVVVHSTRELGVDPERVNVNGGAIALGHPVGMSGARLVLSLVLELRRRGGGTGVAALCGGGGQGDALLLRSTV; from the coding sequence ATGCCGGGATCCGTCCTCATCGGCGGGGCACGTACCCCGATCGGCAAACTGCTCGGCGCCCTGACCGGTCTGTCGGCGCCGGAACTGGGCGCCGCCGCCATCGCCGGCGCGCTGGACCGCGCGGGCCTCGCCCCCGACCGGGTCGGGGCGGTGGTCATGGGCACAGTCGTCCAGGCCGGGGTGGGCCCCAACCCGGCCCGCCAGGCGGCCGTCTCGGCGGGACTGCCCATGAGCGTGCCCGCCACCACGGTCAACAAGCTGTGCCTGTCCGGGCTGCACGCCGTCGCCATGGCCGACCTGATGGTCTCGGCCGGACTGCACGACGTCGTGGTCTGCGGGGGCATGGAATCCATGACCCGCGCCCCGCATCTGCTGAGCGGCGCTCGCACCGGCTACCGCTACGGGCCCGCTGCGGTCCTGGACGCCCTCGACGCCGACGCCCTGGTGTGCGCCCTCGACGGTGTGCCCATGGGTGCGGCCACCGATCGCTACCAGGCACCGCTCGGCATCTCCCGCCAGGAGCAGGACGCGTTCGCGGCCCGCTCGCACCACCTGGCGGCCGCGGCGGCTCAGTCCGGGCGGCTCGCCGCCGAGATCGTGCCGGTGACCGTGTCCACCCGCCGGGGAGACACCACCGTCACGGCCGACGAGGGCATCCGGGCGGACACCACGGCCGAGTCCCTCGCCCGGCTGCGGCCCGCTTTCGACCCGGACGGCACCATCACCGCCGGATCGGCCTCCCAGCTCTCCGACGGAGCCTGCGCGCTCGTCGTCACCAGCCGGGACTTCGCCGAGCGGCATGGCCTGGCACCGCTGGCCGAGATCGGCGCCTACGGCACGGTCGCCGGTCCCGACCCGTCCCTGCTGGCGCAGCCCGCGAACGCCGTACGCGACGCACTGGCCCGCGACGGTTCGCTGAAGCCCTCCGACCTGGACCTGCTGGAGATCAACGAGGCCTTCGCGGGCGTGGTCGTCCACTCCACCCGCGAGCTCGGCGTCGACCCCGAGCGGGTCAACGTCAACGGCGGCGCCATCGCGCTCGGCCACCCCGTGGGCATGAGCGGCGCCCGACTCGTGCTCTCCCTCGTCCTCGAACTGCGCCGCCGGGGCGGCGGAACCGGCGTCGCCGCCCTGTGCGGAGGCGGCGGCCAGGGCGACGCACTGCTGCTGAGGAGCACCGTATGA
- a CDS encoding SDR family oxidoreductase, whose product MTKLQDKVALVTGAGRGIGREIARKLGSEGARLVVNDLDREPAEETVALLAKEGIEATAFPGSVTEPDFGERFVRAAQDTYGRLDIIVNNAGYTWDSVIHKTTDEQFDAMLDVHLRAPFRILRAATGAFREAARRDAEAGEHGVRKVVNISSVAGLGGNVGQAGYASGKAGVVGLTRTLAKEWGRYQVTVNAVAFGLIATRLTDAPAGGGATIDVDGRNIKVGIGDELRGALEAGIPLGRAGTPEDAAGAVCLFTIPESDYITGQVVVAGGGLVI is encoded by the coding sequence ATGACGAAACTGCAGGACAAGGTCGCGCTCGTCACCGGGGCCGGACGCGGCATCGGCCGGGAGATCGCCCGCAAGCTCGGCTCCGAGGGGGCCCGGCTCGTGGTCAACGACCTCGACCGGGAACCCGCCGAGGAGACCGTCGCCCTGCTCGCCAAGGAGGGCATCGAGGCCACCGCCTTCCCCGGCAGCGTCACCGAGCCCGACTTCGGCGAACGGTTCGTGCGGGCGGCCCAGGACACGTACGGACGGCTCGACATCATCGTCAACAACGCCGGATACACCTGGGACTCCGTCATCCACAAGACGACCGACGAGCAGTTCGACGCCATGCTCGACGTCCACCTGCGCGCCCCCTTCCGGATCCTGCGGGCGGCCACCGGCGCCTTCCGCGAGGCCGCCCGACGGGACGCCGAGGCTGGCGAGCACGGGGTGCGCAAAGTCGTCAACATCAGCTCGGTCGCCGGGCTCGGCGGCAACGTCGGCCAAGCGGGCTACGCCTCCGGCAAGGCCGGCGTGGTCGGGCTGACCAGGACCCTCGCCAAGGAGTGGGGCCGCTATCAGGTCACCGTCAACGCGGTGGCCTTCGGACTGATCGCCACCCGGCTCACCGACGCCCCCGCGGGCGGCGGCGCCACCATCGACGTCGACGGCCGGAACATCAAGGTCGGCATCGGCGACGAGCTGCGCGGTGCCCTGGAGGCGGGCATCCCTCTCGGGCGCGCGGGAACGCCCGAGGACGCCGCGGGCGCCGTCTGCCTGTTCACCATCCCGGAGTCCGACTACATCACCGGCCAGGTCGTCGTGGCCGGCGGCGGACTCGTGATCTGA
- a CDS encoding dihydrolipoamide acetyltransferase family protein: MTTLIDVRLPHMGSVERAVITAWHKSPGDKVAVDEPLLDVSTDKVDTEVASPQEGTLVQILAAPDQEVPVGELIARFAPLDASEAQIAAALDAGAKTTGPPETPVAPQAPVAVPTSATAPTDPAGTTGPAPAERAAAGRTDPAPAEPVAVEQPDLDGLSLVLRDAFRHLAVRGAGGERGGPTAGSPLVRRMAKEAGIDLSAVPGTGPGGRVTRDDVRAYVAKGGSTAAVDTASPVRPAVPTAPAAPTTSATTLPPGYDDLPREEVPLSPVRKATAAHMVASVSTAPQLTAQVDVDFSRLTAVRAEINAERARRGDDKLSYLPFIARALVAVTAEHPDINATFTDTHLLRWRTVNLGVAVDVEAGLYVPVVRDAQRLSLDGLAQSITDLARRARERRLKSADLEGGTITISNSGSVGGVIATPILTRPQVASLGVPAVVRQPVAVIADNGEEYIAVRPVARLGLTFDHRAMDGSGALRALIALQRALQEWSADAYR; encoded by the coding sequence ATGACGACTCTGATCGACGTCCGCCTGCCCCACATGGGGTCGGTGGAACGGGCCGTGATCACCGCCTGGCACAAGAGCCCGGGCGACAAGGTGGCCGTGGACGAACCCCTCCTCGACGTGTCGACGGACAAGGTGGACACCGAGGTCGCCTCCCCGCAGGAGGGCACCCTGGTGCAGATCCTCGCCGCACCCGACCAGGAAGTGCCCGTCGGTGAACTGATCGCCCGGTTCGCGCCGTTGGACGCCAGCGAGGCGCAGATCGCCGCGGCGCTCGACGCGGGGGCGAAGACCACCGGGCCCCCGGAGACCCCTGTGGCGCCGCAGGCACCGGTCGCGGTGCCGACGTCCGCCACGGCACCGACCGACCCTGCCGGGACGACCGGACCCGCGCCTGCGGAGCGCGCCGCCGCCGGACGGACCGACCCCGCTCCTGCGGAACCGGTGGCCGTCGAGCAACCGGATCTGGACGGACTGTCCCTCGTCCTGCGGGACGCCTTCCGCCACCTGGCCGTCCGTGGAGCCGGCGGCGAGCGGGGCGGACCGACTGCCGGCTCACCGCTCGTACGGCGCATGGCCAAGGAGGCGGGGATCGACCTGAGCGCGGTGCCCGGCACCGGCCCGGGTGGGCGGGTCACCCGGGATGACGTACGGGCGTATGTCGCAAAGGGCGGCTCGACGGCCGCGGTCGACACCGCCTCACCTGTGCGGCCCGCCGTCCCCACGGCCCCCGCTGCGCCTACGACCTCCGCCACGACCCTTCCCCCCGGCTACGACGACCTCCCCCGCGAGGAGGTCCCGCTCAGCCCCGTCCGCAAGGCGACGGCCGCCCACATGGTGGCCTCGGTCAGCACGGCACCTCAGCTCACCGCGCAGGTCGACGTGGACTTCTCCCGGCTGACCGCCGTCCGCGCCGAGATCAACGCCGAACGCGCCCGCCGGGGCGACGACAAGCTCAGCTATTTGCCCTTCATCGCGCGGGCCCTGGTCGCCGTGACCGCCGAACACCCGGACATCAACGCCACGTTCACCGACACCCACCTGCTGCGCTGGCGGACGGTGAACCTGGGGGTGGCCGTGGACGTCGAGGCCGGGCTCTACGTGCCCGTCGTCCGGGACGCCCAGCGCCTCAGCCTCGACGGTCTGGCGCAGAGCATCACCGACCTCGCCCGGCGAGCCAGGGAGCGGCGGCTCAAGTCCGCCGACCTGGAAGGCGGGACGATCACGATCAGCAACTCGGGCAGCGTCGGGGGCGTCATCGCCACCCCCATCCTCACGCGCCCGCAGGTGGCCTCGCTCGGCGTGCCCGCGGTCGTGCGCCAACCCGTCGCGGTCATCGCGGACAACGGCGAGGAGTACATCGCCGTACGTCCCGTCGCCCGGCTCGGACTGACCTTCGATCACCGTGCCATGGACGGCTCCGGCGCCCTGCGCGCCCTGATCGCGCTGCAACGGGCCCTTCAGGAGTGGTCGGCCGACGCCTACCGCTGA
- a CDS encoding transketolase C-terminal domain-containing protein, translating to MTTATDPRPATGPATDPHPATGPVADETRVTTYQAAQGEALVEEMRRDASVFCMGQDLRMGGFFGGTRGMVEEFGHERVLDTSITEAFMVGCAAGAAMTGMRPVVQMGFADFSLIAGDEIFQKLGKWRHMHGGQFELPAVIVMPIGPSGGAGPEHSGSMEMLGMHFPGLKVVVPSDPWDAKALLKAAVRDPNPVLYYPSKQLDWIRGPVSTDPDEIIPLGQAAVRRRGTTATVITYGCMTRRALEAAEALAGEGVDLEVVDLRTLVPLDLDTVTASVLRTHRALIVHEAPRTAGPGAEIAAAVQERCFWHLDAPIMRLGAVDAPVPASRHLEQHCFPSVADITEAARRLARI from the coding sequence ATGACGACGGCGACCGACCCCCGCCCCGCGACCGGACCGGCGACCGACCCCCACCCCGCTACCGGACCGGTGGCCGACGAGACCCGGGTGACGACCTATCAGGCGGCCCAGGGCGAGGCCCTCGTCGAGGAGATGCGGCGCGACGCGAGCGTGTTCTGCATGGGACAGGACCTGCGCATGGGCGGCTTCTTCGGCGGCACCCGCGGCATGGTCGAGGAGTTCGGCCACGAACGCGTCCTGGACACCAGCATCACCGAGGCCTTCATGGTCGGCTGCGCGGCCGGAGCCGCGATGACCGGGATGCGGCCCGTCGTGCAGATGGGCTTCGCCGACTTCTCCCTGATCGCCGGGGACGAGATCTTCCAGAAGCTCGGCAAGTGGCGGCACATGCACGGCGGCCAGTTCGAACTGCCCGCGGTCATCGTCATGCCCATCGGCCCGAGCGGCGGCGCGGGACCCGAGCACTCCGGCTCTATGGAGATGCTCGGCATGCACTTCCCCGGCCTGAAAGTCGTCGTCCCCTCCGACCCCTGGGACGCCAAGGCCCTGCTCAAGGCCGCCGTACGGGACCCCAACCCGGTCCTGTACTACCCGAGCAAGCAGCTCGACTGGATCCGCGGGCCGGTCTCCACCGACCCGGACGAGATCATCCCCCTCGGCCAGGCAGCCGTACGGCGCCGCGGCACCACGGCGACCGTGATCACGTACGGCTGCATGACCCGGCGCGCTCTGGAGGCCGCCGAGGCGCTGGCCGGGGAGGGCGTCGACCTGGAGGTCGTCGACCTGCGCACCCTGGTCCCGCTCGACCTGGACACGGTCACCGCGTCGGTCCTGCGCACGCACCGCGCGCTCATCGTGCACGAGGCCCCCCGCACCGCCGGCCCCGGAGCCGAGATCGCCGCCGCTGTCCAGGAACGCTGCTTCTGGCACCTCGACGCCCCGATCATGCGGCTCGGCGCGGTGGACGCACCGGTCCCCGCCAGCCGTCACCTGGAACAGCACTGCTTCCCCAGCGTCGCCGACATCACCGAGGCGGCCCGTCGGCTCGCCCGCATCTGA
- a CDS encoding thiamine pyrophosphate-dependent dehydrogenase E1 component subunit alpha: MAPRKRRPTGVPADPGLLLGLFTTVARARALEDALAVHIRDHGFAGFWHPGKGQEGAVAGACAALRTDDYLFYQGRGATWPLAKGMGLQPIIGDLLGRVTGSTGGKGAGVPHWADPALGIMGEGATLGSVYPIAAGAALSAKMRGTDQVALADFGDGTSHRGTFHETLIQAASWKLPLVYFCENNGLAVSTRFEDVSPTPNVADRAGAYGIPGVVVDGQDAVEVHRVTAEAVERARAGEGPTLIEAKVTRVGGHWEGDAQQYRPDDFLKDYRDPLEILRAYLGDAHAETADKIVADAAAEVAEELLRAEAADLPDPEIITKDVFV, translated from the coding sequence ATGGCGCCCAGGAAACGACGACCCACCGGTGTTCCGGCCGACCCCGGACTGCTGCTGGGCCTCTTCACGACGGTGGCCCGGGCGCGCGCCCTGGAGGACGCGCTCGCCGTCCACATCCGCGACCACGGATTCGCCGGTTTCTGGCATCCGGGCAAGGGACAGGAGGGCGCCGTCGCCGGTGCCTGTGCGGCGCTGCGGACCGACGACTACCTCTTCTACCAGGGACGCGGCGCCACCTGGCCGCTCGCCAAGGGCATGGGACTCCAGCCGATCATCGGCGACCTCCTCGGCCGCGTCACCGGCTCGACCGGCGGCAAGGGCGCCGGCGTACCGCACTGGGCGGACCCCGCCCTCGGCATCATGGGGGAGGGCGCCACCCTGGGCAGCGTCTACCCGATCGCCGCCGGCGCCGCCCTCTCGGCGAAGATGCGCGGCACCGACCAGGTCGCCCTCGCCGACTTCGGGGACGGCACCTCGCACCGAGGGACCTTCCACGAGACGCTCATCCAGGCCGCCTCCTGGAAGCTGCCCCTCGTCTACTTCTGCGAGAACAACGGCCTCGCCGTCTCCACCCGCTTCGAGGACGTCAGCCCCACCCCGAACGTGGCCGACCGCGCCGGCGCCTACGGCATCCCCGGCGTCGTGGTCGACGGCCAGGACGCCGTCGAGGTGCACCGGGTCACCGCCGAAGCCGTCGAGCGGGCCCGCGCCGGAGAGGGGCCCACGCTCATCGAGGCCAAGGTCACCCGCGTCGGCGGGCACTGGGAGGGCGACGCCCAGCAGTACCGGCCCGACGACTTCCTCAAGGACTACCGGGACCCACTGGAGATCCTGAGGGCGTATCTGGGCGACGCCCATGCCGAGACCGCCGACAAGATCGTCGCCGACGCGGCGGCGGAAGTCGCCGAGGAACTGCTCCGGGCCGAGGCGGCGGACCTTCCCGACCCCGAGATCATCACCAAGGACGTGTTCGTATGA
- a CDS encoding TetR/AcrR family transcriptional regulator: MAEQKGRRKGPRDGEATREALMDAAERLFAEQGVEAVSIRAVNTAAGLAPAAVHYHFGTKEALLEAVLLRRGRAVVADICARCDDLLERPERPDPHDIVDALVSPYATLLERDGAGGGRWLSIVGQLTLSGNDQMAPSARPATERLQTLIHRAFPDTPEDALETAWSLTVEALILLMARGPESWFAQGEEAAATRRTLVAFAVGGLTSALTEAGTSAQPTVSES, encoded by the coding sequence GTGGCTGAGCAGAAGGGGCGCCGCAAGGGCCCGCGGGACGGGGAAGCGACCCGGGAGGCCCTCATGGACGCGGCGGAGCGGCTCTTCGCCGAACAGGGCGTCGAAGCCGTGTCCATCCGTGCCGTCAACACGGCGGCGGGCCTCGCACCGGCCGCCGTGCACTACCACTTCGGAACCAAGGAAGCCCTGCTGGAGGCGGTGCTCCTGCGCCGGGGGCGCGCGGTGGTGGCCGACATCTGCGCCCGCTGCGACGACCTCCTGGAGCGCCCGGAACGCCCCGACCCGCACGACATCGTCGACGCGCTGGTCTCCCCCTACGCGACCCTGCTGGAGCGCGACGGCGCAGGCGGCGGGCGCTGGCTGTCCATCGTGGGCCAGCTGACGCTGAGCGGGAACGACCAAATGGCGCCGTCCGCGAGGCCCGCCACGGAGCGTCTTCAGACCCTGATCCACCGGGCGTTCCCCGACACCCCCGAGGACGCCCTGGAAACCGCGTGGAGCCTGACCGTGGAAGCGCTGATCCTGCTGATGGCACGCGGCCCGGAGAGCTGGTTCGCGCAGGGCGAGGAGGCGGCGGCGACCCGCCGCACCCTGGTGGCCTTCGCCGTCGGCGGCCTGACGAGCGCCCTCACGGAAGCGGGCACGAGCGCGCAGCCGACTGTGTCGGAGAGCTGA
- a CDS encoding zinc-binding dehydrogenase, with the protein MRAAVMQSGKIFTTDLPDPVPGPGQLLVAPIAVGVCGSDLSAWQHTDDFLAAHQETGALGEVFDPDRPLVLGHEFTARVVEVGEGAEGYAVGDELVVLPGVTAPDGRVHTVGYANDYPGGLAERSVVWAYGHLRIPAGVDPVLAAVTEPLATGVNGVLRAGVHPADGALVTGVGPVGLGTVIELAARGVAPIVVSDPSAARRRIALAYGAHLAVDPLRDDPVEAWRAAAQGARRLHVIEASGARGLLASLMASAPAHSRISVIGAGMRPEEIRPVVGVLKNTAIEFVGGPGIGESGYRAFGRAFEHLREGRFDPALMVTGYTGLEGAAEVFNALRPGSPEAIEHVKILVRHDLPGNAILGPDELA; encoded by the coding sequence ATGCGCGCAGCCGTCATGCAGTCGGGAAAGATCTTCACCACGGATCTCCCGGACCCCGTACCCGGCCCGGGCCAGCTTCTGGTGGCGCCCATCGCGGTGGGTGTCTGCGGCAGCGACCTCTCGGCCTGGCAGCACACCGACGACTTCCTCGCCGCCCACCAGGAGACGGGCGCGCTGGGCGAGGTCTTCGACCCCGACCGGCCCCTGGTCCTGGGGCACGAGTTCACCGCACGGGTCGTGGAGGTGGGCGAGGGCGCCGAGGGGTACGCGGTCGGGGACGAGCTGGTCGTCCTCCCCGGCGTGACGGCACCCGACGGCCGGGTCCACACCGTGGGGTACGCCAACGACTACCCGGGCGGACTCGCCGAGCGCTCGGTGGTCTGGGCGTACGGCCATCTCCGTATCCCCGCCGGGGTCGACCCGGTGCTGGCGGCGGTGACCGAACCGCTGGCCACCGGCGTGAACGGCGTCCTGCGTGCCGGCGTCCACCCTGCCGACGGAGCCCTGGTGACCGGGGTCGGCCCGGTCGGCCTGGGGACCGTCATCGAGCTGGCAGCCCGGGGAGTGGCACCCATCGTGGTGTCGGACCCCTCCGCCGCACGCCGCAGGATCGCCCTGGCCTACGGCGCGCACCTCGCCGTGGACCCGCTGCGGGACGACCCCGTCGAAGCGTGGCGCGCAGCCGCACAGGGAGCGCGACGCCTCCATGTCATCGAGGCGTCGGGGGCGCGCGGACTGCTCGCCTCACTGATGGCGAGCGCCCCCGCGCACAGCCGGATCTCGGTGATCGGCGCCGGGATGCGCCCGGAGGAGATCCGCCCGGTGGTCGGCGTCCTGAAGAACACCGCCATCGAGTTCGTCGGCGGCCCCGGCATCGGCGAGTCGGGGTACCGGGCTTTCGGCCGCGCCTTCGAGCACCTGCGCGAGGGCAGGTTCGACCCCGCGCTCATGGTCACCGGCTACACCGGACTGGAGGGAGCCGCCGAGGTGTTCAACGCCCTGCGGCCCGGCAGCCCGGAGGCCATCGAGCACGTCAAGATCCTGGTCCGCCACGACCTGCCCGGCAACGCGATCCTCGGGCCGGACGAACTCGCCTGA
- a CDS encoding nuclear transport factor 2 family protein: MTATDNKALVIAFYEQAFNDYGPDQAAAAHLGESYTQHNPGAGDGPQAFVGYVHWLHGQFPELHLDIKRTIAEGDLVVTHSNLHLKPGDRGMAVADFWRIADGRIVEHWDVVQEVPEDSANDNTMF; encoded by the coding sequence ATGACCGCGACAGACAACAAGGCACTCGTGATCGCGTTCTACGAGCAGGCCTTCAACGACTACGGGCCCGATCAGGCCGCGGCCGCGCACCTGGGGGAGTCGTACACGCAGCACAATCCCGGAGCCGGCGACGGTCCGCAGGCGTTCGTGGGCTACGTCCACTGGCTGCACGGACAGTTCCCGGAACTGCACCTGGACATCAAGCGCACGATCGCCGAAGGGGACCTGGTCGTCACGCACAGCAACCTGCACCTCAAGCCCGGCGACCGGGGCATGGCCGTCGCCGACTTCTGGCGGATCGCCGACGGCAGGATCGTCGAGCACTGGGACGTGGTCCAAGAGGTTCCCGAGGACAGCGCCAACGACAACACCATGTTCTGA
- a CDS encoding alpha/beta hydrolase, which yields MNPTVVLVHGAMHTPWIFGPLRERLAARGVDSVAVQLPSSNPDSTAAQGLSDDVAVLRAAVEAVEGPVVLAAHSYGGVPATWVAAEADRVVELVYIAAFALEPGTSMLEWMGGDFPPTWIHSPDRLAVKAGDPEESIFSGVAPDVIAEAVKRLNWQGLRAFTEELGAAPDGLPRTYIVATQDPALPPGVQEQWAARGTHTVRVDSGHSPHLSHPDEVAAALADAAARADHDT from the coding sequence ATGAATCCCACCGTCGTACTCGTCCACGGAGCCATGCACACCCCGTGGATCTTCGGCCCGCTGCGCGAGCGGCTGGCCGCCCGCGGGGTCGACTCCGTCGCCGTGCAGCTGCCCAGCAGCAACCCGGACAGCACTGCCGCCCAAGGGCTCAGCGACGACGTCGCGGTCCTGCGTGCCGCCGTCGAGGCGGTCGAGGGGCCCGTCGTGCTCGCCGCCCACTCCTACGGCGGTGTCCCCGCGACCTGGGTCGCCGCCGAGGCCGACCGGGTCGTGGAACTGGTCTACATCGCCGCGTTCGCCCTGGAGCCGGGCACCTCGATGCTGGAGTGGATGGGCGGCGACTTCCCGCCCACCTGGATCCACTCGCCCGACCGGCTCGCCGTCAAGGCCGGGGACCCCGAGGAGTCCATCTTCAGCGGCGTCGCACCGGACGTCATCGCCGAGGCCGTCAAGCGCCTCAACTGGCAAGGGCTGCGAGCCTTCACCGAGGAACTGGGCGCCGCGCCCGACGGGCTGCCCAGGACGTACATCGTGGCCACCCAGGATCCCGCGCTGCCGCCCGGGGTGCAGGAACAGTGGGCCGCACGCGGTACGCACACGGTCCGGGTCGACTCCGGGCACTCGCCGCACCTGTCGCACCCCGACGAAGTCGCCGCCGCCCTCGCTGACGCCGCCGCCCGCGCCGACCACGACACCTGA